DNA sequence from the Tachyglossus aculeatus isolate mTacAcu1 unplaced genomic scaffold, mTacAcu1.pri scaffold_179_arrow_ctg1, whole genome shotgun sequence genome:
atcccggctccaccacttgtcagctgtgggacttttggcaggtcccttcacttctctgcacctcagttccctcatctggaaaatgcggattaagactctgagcccctcgtgggacaacctgatcaccttgtaacttccccagcgcttagaacagtgctttgcacgtagtaagcgcttaataaatgctatcataaatgctccgccacatgtctgctgtgtgaccttgggcaagtcacttcacttctctgagcctcagttccctcatctgtaaaatagggattaagactgtgagccccacgtgggacaccctgatcactttgtatcctccccagtgcttagaacagcgctttgcacatagtcagtgcttaaaaatgccattattattattattattattattattattataatcattattattattatgaaactcagagaagcagcatggactagttgaTAGAGCTTGAACCCGGGAGTcacaatgacctggattctattctcgTCTCTGCTCTctttctgccgtgggaccttgggtgagtctcttcacttctctgggcttcagttccctcatttggaaaatggggattgagactgttctctgggcttcagttccctcatctggaaaatggggattgagactgcgagccccatgtgggatagggactgtgtccaacctgatcagcttgtatcgcaTTCCgacacttagcccagtgcctggaccatagtaagtgcttaacaggtaccactgaagaaaaaaaaagaagctgaagcccCCAcctgttgacccagatggtcactaatagAGGGAACTGTTAGGATACCGTTGCCATGGGAACGCCATGCCATCACcagatcctcatctctgtggggaatCAAGGATTGTGGGGACGAGTCGCTGGGATCCGGTCCTCCGGGGACCCCCCTCGGGGCAGCGGTGGAtttatctaaggggacgggggccctgtctggaaagcgtgcctcagtttccgcggGAGAGCAGTGCGGGGCTGACGGCTCCTCGCCATCCCTCCGTGgccactgcatccaggagtccgaggagagaggggggaccggACTGGCCCACAGCGGGTCAGCGCTCCACCAGCCCCACGCTGGCCCggtgagagggtggagagggacggggagggacaAGCAGGCTAACCGccatgagtgtgagggtcactcaggGAAGACGTTCGTACCCGGGGTCCTGGGTGGAGCTGGAACCAGGACTGCGTAcgcaagcagagagaaaatatttgcccctacggtagccccctggccccctccatccacagcccaaaccccggctaccgTGGCTGCCGGGCTAGagcgttcaagcgcttagtacaggggagcagcgtggctcagtggaaagggcacagtctttggagtcagaggtcatggattgaaatcccgcctccgccaattttcagctgtgtgactttgggcaagtcacttaactcctctgcgcctcagttacctcatctgcaaaatggggatgaagactgtgagccccccgtgggacaacctgatcaccttgtaacctccccagcgcttagactagtaaacgcttaataaatgacattattattattattattatcacagtgctctgcacacagtaagcgctcaataaatataattgactgaatgaatggcatgcCGTCAGCCGCAggccgtggtgacttcaacctTCCGGGCAGGGACAAGTCAGTATGACTGAGATTGTACTGGCCAGATTTTTCatcacctattctccctcacagGTCTTCCCCCAACAAATCTTGGGCGgacgcaagagagaagcagtgcggcctagcagatagagcatgggctgcaagttagaggccttgggttctaatcacggctacgcgtctttttcattttttttaacggtatatgtgaggcgcttactatgcgtcaaacatcgttccaagccctgggcaaggtaatccggttgggcacagtccctgcatttcctggggctcatagactgagcaggagggagaacaggagaagtgaggcacagtgaaggtaagtgacttgcccaaggtcacacagcaagcaattggcagagctggaaatagagcccaggcgcgtgctctttccaatgggccaggctacttctcttctgggtgatttggggcaggtcgcttcgcttctctgggcctcagttccctcatctgtaagatggggactgagactgtgagccctgtgtgggacggcgactgtgacccacccaattttcttgtattcacaccagatcttagtacggtgccgggcacataatgTGAGCTTaagtaataccataaaaagagagagaaaaggcctGATCCTCGCTTTCAAAGACTTCCCTGTCTAATAGGatggataggcaaaatgtcatttacagatggaaggagaaaagaatggaacagtggatatgtggatgacaagcagtgtggctcagtggaaatagcccgggctttggagtcggaggtcgtgggttcaaataccggccgcaccaactgtcagctgtgtgactttgggcaagtcgtttaacttctctgtgcctcagttacctcacctgtaaaatggggattaaaatgtgagccctccgtgggacaacctgatcaccttgtaacctccccagtgcttagaacagtgctttgcacatagtaagcgcttaacaagtaccatcatcattattattattattattaaagggggcaggcgtgggtgtcagaggtcgtggttgctaaacccgactctgccacttgtcagctgtgtgacttcgggcaagtcatttaacctctctgtgcctccgttacctcatctgtaaaatggggatgaagtctgtgagccccacgtgggacaatctgattaccttctatccccccacaacgcttataacagtgcttggcacatagtaagcgcttaacaaacactatcgttattattcttagtggttgataatcatatttttactgcttaacttgtgcagagcactaaactgagtgctgaagAGCGCaacctataaaagagttgggagacatgtccctgcccgcaaggagctcaccgtctacggGGGAAACATAGATTAATCAGTCATCCgatcggagacatttattgagcgcttactgtgtgcagagcactgtactaaatgcttggaggactacaatatgaaagagttggtagacatgtttcctcaaggagcttacagtctagaataatgaacGTTACCTTCAGCATAAATATCCCgagggtctgcggatgcattAGGTCTGGAGCTGGTCACTGACAGGTGgttggaagaagtgaattagctaaatcctcctcgagaaggtggaattccagagggttttggacggtgggatatcttcggcctggggaattgaaaagggtgaatTTCCTAGCCAAAgggaggctgggagccagaggtggaagGAGGAAGCGTTGAAAGCGAatcacggtaagaaggttctttttggaaggttggttgaagagagcggataatgagaagagttagaacaggtggatggaactgaagccagtgaaatcaatccaactacaatccgttattcctctagactgtacgctcgttgtgggcagggactgtgactggttattattctattgtactctccccaccatttagtacagtgctctgcacacagtaagcacttcataaatattactgaacgaattcattttccactttacgggagctgctgcaatcaggttccctgtgctataagcgggtgtgtgtgtgttgtgtgtgtgtgtgtgtgttgtgtgtttgtgtgtgtgaatacAAAGTATTGGGGagtggaagcagcgaacaagttcaggcagcggggaggattgaagacaaagatagaaaaagatctctctccagactgtaaactcggtgtgggtagggaacgtgtctgaggCGGGGACGATCTCAGGGATTCCCtttaaataatgtgaaaatctggatctttccttatccctgctggatatgaaactccaagatcattttgaattcaataactgcctcCTTTCCATAGGGAATCACCAACAAATatcttgtcagtttcttcactccttaatggactgtgactttggctcttccctcatccactgcagaaagtccatgctgctttccaaaaatgcccaacatctccacggtgacggaattcctcctgctgggattctcggaggtccgggagctgcagctggtccacgccgtgctgttcctcctggtctacctggcggccctgacggggaatctcctcatcgtcgccgtcacggccctcgactggcgcctccacacccccatgtacttcttcctcaggaacctgtccgtcctcgacctctgctacatctccgtcactgtccccaaatccatccacaactccctgaccgaccgtagttccatctccttcctgggctgtgccgcccagctcttctcggtggtcctgtttgccgcctcagaggtgttcatcctcacggccatgtcctacgaccgctacgccgccaacTGCCTTCCCCTGCGCTACGAAGTCGTCATGAACGGACGGGCCTGTGGGacgatggcggccgcctcgtggctcactgGGGGCCTTTTGGCAGTAATGTGTTCAGCTgcgacgttctccctgtccttctgtgggtccaacatcgtcccgcagtttttctgtgacatcccctccctgctgaagatctcctgctccacggACCATGTCgccgtcgacgtgagcgtcaccgctgGGGCAGTGTTAGGCTTCCCTGGCTTCATTCTCGTCAtcttctcgtacgtgcgcatcttccgggccgtgctgaggatgccggccgccgagggccgggccaaagccttctccacctgcctgccccacctcgccgtcgtcactatTTTCATCTCGGCGGCGGCATTTGTCTATCTCAAGCCGTCCTCGGAATCCTCCTCGatcgtggatctgctggtgtccgtgttctactccgtggtgccccccgtcctgaatcccctcatctacagcctgaggaaccgggacgtgaaggccgccatggacaGGATCCTGAAAGGGTCACTCGcccggcctccgctctgggacaaaatgtctccttccttgtgcaaatcatctcaccccaccatttaaccaaggaattgctcttggacctagccagatatttagctgtcctacagggttcacagaaaacgcgggacgtcgatgaattgtcaaagtctgggagggaggcggctaagacggaAGCAGGACTGACAATCCGGTTTCGGGGAGGCATCGTGGCCGAAATGAAGGGGAGGCCCtggagactgttagctcactgtgggcagggaatgagcttaacaactctggtaaactgacctctcccacgtgcttggtACTTCCTCAGACAGTAAATCATGTTTGGGGGCGGTTCGaagccctgctctgccgcttgtcttctgggtgacctcgggtcagccacttcacttctccgtgcctcagtgaccccatctgtaaaatggggattaagactgtgaaccccacgtgggacaacccgatgacctcctatctaccccactggccttagaacagcgcatgccacatagcaagtgcttaacaaataccatctttttttaaaCTTTTATCGTGGCCtgaaggaatgggaatcgctctagactgtacgatcatcgtgggcagggaatgtgtctaccaactccgttatattgaacttttccatgtgctcagtacagcgctgggcctagaaaaagtgctcaataaatatgactgattgattgaatgagacgaGTTCTTATTCtatctctgctactggcttgctttgtgacctagggtcagtgacataacatccctaggatctctcttcctcttacactctgagcccctgtctgaactgattctttggtttctactccagcaagtggaacaatttaggcacacaacgtcttaataaatacgataatgatatcattattagtagtgactatgaaaatatagcgatatgctctttagcatgactctggggttgggaatgaaagttggaaaatgggaggtggtaagggagaagggaagaaaggttgagtgcagctccatctgtcttatcaaatccatcctctctataataataataataataatgatggcatttattaagtgcttactatgtgcaaagcactgttctaagcgctggggagtttacaacatgatcaggttgtcccacggggggctcacagtcttaatccccattttacagatgagggaactgagtagtgaagtagtgaagtgacttgcccaaagtcacacagttgacaagtggcggagccggaatttgaaccgatgacctctgactccaaagcccgggctctttccactgagccacgctgcttctctcatcaatccatctttccttccttccatccatctatccttccaaccattcatctatccat
Encoded proteins:
- the LOC119923363 gene encoding olfactory receptor 14A16-like, translated to MPNISTVTEFLLLGFSEVRELQLVHAVLFLLVYLAALTGNLLIVAVTALDWRLHTPMYFFLRNLSVLDLCYISVTVPKSIHNSLTDRSSISFLGCAAQLFSVVLFAASEVFILTAMSYDRYAANCLPLRYEVVMNGRACGTMAAASWLTGGLLAVMCSAATFSLSFCGSNIVPQFFCDIPSLLKISCSTDHVAVDVSVTAGAVLGFPGFILVIFSYVRIFRAVLRMPAAEGRAKAFSTCLPHLAVVTIFISAAAFVYLKPSSESSSIVDLLVSVFYSVVPPVLNPLIYSLRNRDVKAAMDRILKGYEVIMNGQACGTMAAASWLTGGLLAAMRSAGTFSLSFCGFNIVPQFFSTVFVYLKPPSDSYSITDLLASMFYSMISCSKDHVAIDVTVAAGVVLGVTCYILIVVSLKPPSDSFSIMDLLMSVFYSMISCSEDHVVSDVSITGGSVLVVVSLVFIVVSYDHVVIDVTVLCGVALVVIFLVSIIVSESPRK